The following coding sequences lie in one Myxococcus xanthus genomic window:
- a CDS encoding TonB-dependent receptor, with the protein MSKTPQHGACAAVCPYVPVLLVAAMSSCVLALSPSNRPPDAAREPSPASEHAAAGTGTSAHDDVPPFVNTERQAPPAASAITSVNSPAEADASPANEPGQLPKEASPPHPITQTADVPSSEETSSHPLPSEQEASLTSASDFEAKEPPSKSTVVRGARPAQSASEVTLGRDILDAAPRRNAVDLLRAVPGLVASQHSGEGKAQQLFLRGFDALHGQDVELDVGGLPVNEVSHIHALGYADINFVIPEVVQTLEVTEGSYRAAQGDFAVAGTVRMNLGVAEPGVHLLGTLGQYGQRRLVATVRPGDDAGTFAAVELGEGRGFGAQRGYGRASLLAQANATLGDGLTVRALAGSYVTRFDSPGVVREDDLLSGRSDFFSAALGRQGGSVSRHQLLLGVDLPRTGNGRTKLEVFGILSDLRLRNNFTGFRVDERGDGLEQTNNATTLGARAEHRRSVTAFGRPVALELGLGARRDSVEQTQRRYRESDGTFFSDEIDAAFTQTDVWGWAEARMPLGRWSFRLGGRADALGVEVFDALAFRDPRYYDGQGYSRSAFGVHLGAKAGVEYALGDDADAWRLFASYGDGFRSPQARSLSEGERAPFVSIRGAELGSRKDGEHWALQLSLFGSQVDNDFFFDHTVGTTVYTGQTLRSGVSAALQARPLQGLVTSVSATFAHAYVRASDTLLPYFAPFVARADVGWDGPLTWTGFGGSTLSLGTGLTFIGPRPLPFSERSATVFLADAHVAIRRGELGLRLEVSNLLDARWRDGEFVYGSRFDPAAAASLVPARHFTAGSPRMASLSLEVHL; encoded by the coding sequence GTGAGCAAGACGCCGCAGCATGGGGCCTGCGCCGCCGTGTGTCCGTACGTGCCCGTGCTCCTCGTTGCCGCAATGTCGTCGTGTGTCCTCGCCCTGTCGCCCTCGAACCGTCCACCAGATGCGGCACGAGAGCCATCTCCCGCGTCCGAGCATGCCGCGGCAGGCACGGGCACGAGCGCACATGACGACGTGCCGCCATTCGTGAACACGGAGCGCCAGGCCCCACCCGCAGCCAGCGCCATCACGTCCGTGAACTCTCCGGCGGAAGCGGACGCATCCCCAGCCAACGAGCCCGGACAGCTTCCCAAGGAAGCATCCCCCCCTCACCCCATCACCCAAACCGCCGACGTCCCCTCGTCGGAGGAGACAAGCTCCCATCCTCTCCCCTCGGAGCAGGAGGCATCCCTCACCAGCGCATCCGACTTCGAGGCCAAGGAGCCGCCGTCAAAGTCCACGGTGGTGCGGGGCGCGCGTCCCGCGCAAAGCGCGTCCGAGGTGACACTGGGCCGGGACATCTTGGACGCGGCGCCACGCAGGAACGCGGTGGACCTCCTGCGAGCCGTCCCTGGCCTCGTGGCCTCGCAGCACAGCGGAGAGGGCAAGGCCCAGCAGCTCTTCCTCCGAGGCTTCGACGCGCTGCACGGCCAGGACGTGGAACTCGACGTCGGCGGCCTGCCAGTGAACGAGGTGAGCCACATCCACGCGCTGGGCTACGCGGACATCAACTTCGTCATCCCAGAGGTCGTGCAGACGCTCGAAGTGACGGAAGGTTCGTACCGCGCCGCGCAGGGTGACTTCGCCGTCGCGGGAACGGTTCGCATGAATCTGGGCGTCGCCGAGCCCGGCGTCCACCTCCTGGGGACACTCGGCCAGTACGGCCAGCGTCGGCTCGTGGCCACGGTGCGGCCAGGAGACGACGCGGGAACCTTCGCCGCGGTGGAGCTGGGCGAAGGCAGAGGCTTCGGCGCTCAGCGAGGCTACGGCCGCGCCTCTCTCCTCGCCCAGGCCAACGCGACACTCGGAGACGGGCTGACGGTCCGCGCACTCGCAGGCAGCTACGTCACGCGCTTCGACTCCCCGGGCGTGGTGCGCGAGGACGACCTGCTTTCGGGCCGGAGCGACTTCTTCTCCGCCGCCCTGGGCCGGCAGGGCGGCTCGGTGTCGCGGCACCAATTGCTGCTCGGCGTGGACCTGCCGCGCACGGGGAACGGGCGCACGAAGCTGGAGGTCTTCGGCATCCTCTCGGACCTGCGGCTGCGCAACAACTTCACGGGCTTCCGTGTCGACGAGCGCGGTGACGGCCTGGAGCAGACGAACAACGCCACCACGCTGGGCGCCCGCGCCGAGCATCGGAGGTCGGTGACGGCCTTCGGTCGCCCGGTCGCGCTGGAGCTGGGATTGGGCGCACGGCGAGACAGCGTGGAGCAGACGCAGCGGCGCTACCGCGAATCCGACGGCACCTTCTTCTCGGACGAGATTGACGCGGCATTCACCCAGACGGACGTCTGGGGCTGGGCCGAGGCCCGCATGCCACTGGGCCGCTGGAGCTTCCGGTTGGGGGGGCGCGCGGACGCGTTGGGTGTGGAGGTCTTCGACGCGCTCGCCTTCCGAGATCCGCGCTACTACGACGGACAGGGCTATTCGCGCAGTGCCTTCGGCGTCCACCTGGGCGCGAAGGCGGGCGTGGAGTACGCGCTGGGAGATGACGCGGACGCCTGGCGCCTGTTCGCCAGCTACGGTGACGGATTCCGCTCGCCGCAGGCACGCAGCCTCTCGGAGGGCGAGCGCGCCCCCTTCGTCTCCATCCGAGGCGCGGAGCTGGGCTCGCGCAAGGACGGCGAGCACTGGGCCCTGCAGCTCAGCCTCTTCGGCTCGCAGGTGGACAACGACTTCTTCTTCGACCACACCGTGGGCACGACGGTGTACACGGGCCAGACGTTGCGCTCGGGCGTCTCCGCCGCGCTCCAGGCCCGTCCACTGCAAGGACTCGTCACCTCGGTCAGCGCCACGTTCGCCCACGCCTACGTGCGAGCCTCGGACACGCTGCTGCCCTACTTCGCGCCCTTCGTCGCGCGCGCCGACGTGGGTTGGGACGGCCCGCTGACCTGGACGGGGTTCGGCGGTAGCACGCTGTCGCTGGGCACGGGGCTCACCTTCATCGGTCCACGCCCGCTGCCCTTCAGTGAGCGCAGCGCCACCGTGTTCCTCGCGGATGCGCACGTCGCCATCCGCCGGGGCGAGCTGGGGCTGAGGCTGGAGGTCTCGAACCTGCTCGACGCGCGCTGGAGGGATGGCGAGTTCGTCTACGGCTCGCGTTTCGACCCTGCCGCCGCGGCGAGCCTCGTCCCGGCAAGACATTTCACCGCGGGGTCGCCTCGGATGGCCTCGCTCTCCCTGGAGGTCCACCTATGA
- the glpD gene encoding glycerol-3-phosphate dehydrogenase, with protein sequence MRSESVALSRVVSEADVPPPPSRAARLRALATETFDVLIIGGGVTGAGSARDAALRGLKVALVERDDFASGTSSRSSRLIHGGLRYLEHGHLGLVFESSIERQRLLRLAPHLVRPLAFIWPVYAGARVPRWKLNAGLMLYDALSLFRNVKGYRRLNARQVHAAEPGLRTDHLKGGARYYDAATDDARLTLANAVGASEAGAVVLNHASVKALVLEQGQAHGATVVDHLTGEEVTVRARALVNATGPWSDEIRRLDAPNGASPAVRGSKGVHLAVPRERINHRDAFTLLSPKDGRVMFVLPADNFTIIGTTETSTRAHPAEVRASESDVAYLLESANAFFPEARLTRADVVSAWAGIRPLVASGYHGTQADAGSASREHAIDVSPSGVLAISGGKLTTYRVMARDVVDAVERRLGQPRRRSPTDVLPLPGGDIRALDAEFAAARTEVGDDATAVHLVRAYGSRWRRVWALTREDAALSRPLAEGLPYRAAEAAWGVTHELVHTLSDLLIRRLKVAFETRDQGQAAARVAAEVMAPRLGWDAAETQRQLDVYAADALRLFGVDPAEA encoded by the coding sequence GTGCGTTCTGAATCCGTCGCGCTCAGCCGTGTTGTCTCCGAAGCAGATGTGCCCCCGCCTCCGTCCCGCGCAGCACGCCTGCGGGCCCTGGCCACGGAGACCTTCGACGTCCTCATCATCGGGGGCGGTGTCACCGGCGCGGGCTCGGCGCGGGATGCCGCGCTCCGGGGCCTCAAGGTGGCGCTCGTCGAGCGTGACGACTTCGCCAGTGGCACCTCCAGCCGCTCGTCCCGGCTCATCCACGGCGGCCTTCGCTACCTGGAGCACGGCCACCTGGGCCTCGTCTTCGAATCCAGCATCGAGCGCCAACGTCTGCTGCGGCTCGCCCCGCATCTGGTGCGTCCGCTCGCCTTCATCTGGCCCGTGTACGCGGGCGCCCGCGTGCCTCGCTGGAAGCTCAACGCGGGCCTCATGCTCTACGACGCCCTCTCCCTCTTCCGGAACGTGAAGGGCTACCGGCGGCTCAACGCCCGGCAGGTCCACGCGGCCGAGCCAGGCCTGCGCACCGACCACCTCAAGGGCGGTGCCCGCTACTACGACGCGGCCACGGACGACGCGCGCCTCACCCTGGCCAATGCCGTGGGCGCGTCCGAGGCGGGCGCCGTCGTCCTCAACCACGCGTCCGTGAAGGCGCTCGTCCTGGAGCAGGGACAAGCGCACGGCGCGACGGTGGTGGACCACCTCACCGGCGAGGAGGTCACCGTGCGCGCACGGGCCCTCGTCAACGCCACGGGCCCGTGGAGTGATGAAATCCGCCGGCTGGATGCGCCGAATGGGGCGAGCCCGGCCGTGCGCGGCAGCAAGGGCGTCCACCTCGCCGTACCGCGCGAGCGCATCAACCACCGCGACGCCTTCACGCTGCTGTCCCCCAAGGACGGCCGGGTGATGTTCGTGCTGCCCGCCGACAACTTCACCATCATTGGCACCACGGAGACGTCCACGCGCGCGCACCCCGCGGAGGTCCGCGCCAGCGAGTCCGACGTGGCCTACCTGCTGGAGTCCGCCAACGCCTTCTTCCCCGAGGCGCGCCTCACTCGCGCGGACGTGGTGAGCGCGTGGGCCGGCATCCGCCCCCTGGTGGCCAGCGGCTACCACGGCACACAGGCCGACGCGGGCAGTGCCAGCCGCGAGCACGCCATCGACGTGAGCCCCTCCGGCGTGCTCGCCATCAGCGGTGGCAAGCTCACCACCTATCGCGTCATGGCGCGCGACGTGGTGGACGCTGTGGAGCGCCGCCTGGGCCAGCCTCGCCGCCGCTCGCCCACGGATGTGTTGCCCCTGCCGGGTGGAGACATCCGCGCGCTGGACGCCGAGTTCGCCGCGGCGCGCACCGAGGTGGGAGACGACGCCACAGCCGTCCACCTGGTGCGCGCCTATGGCAGCCGCTGGCGCCGCGTGTGGGCCCTGACGCGAGAGGACGCCGCGCTGTCCCGGCCGCTCGCCGAGGGGCTTCCCTACCGGGCCGCCGAGGCCGCCTGGGGTGTCACCCACGAACTGGTGCACACCCTGTCGGACCTGCTCATCCGCCGCCTCAAGGTGGCGTTCGAGACGCGCGACCAGGGGCAGGCGGCCGCGCGTGTGGCGGCCGAGGTCATGGCGCCCCGGTTGGGCTGGGACGCCGCGGAGACGCAGCGGCAACTGGACGTCTATGCCGCCGATGCGCTCCGCCTTTTCGGTGTGGATCCGGCCGAGGCGTGA
- a CDS encoding S8 family serine peptidase produces the protein MKRCVWLGLVGGLMACGSEQEPKACPGTEGASQLPTVVSAARSEAALTDDGGDDVIIAFRQRVFASAQANTDAFANEVTRAGGQVKQRVPSLNMLSARVSPEARAALARNPDVVSVSPNRPVYALGMSRPPLPAQAWLGAEPRPPPNTVGSVGEYTDGLKMVRANKVWDFNDDGVLDEGRPSGTGIKVCVIDSGWDNRHPELQAAFIGGKDFISGSANSLALDAKVDSKGNVLLWGGGHGTHTAATIAAQLGGGGRVRLGEDPNGTVGVAPTASLLIARVLNERGTGDTLNVIAALQWCQEQGANIVSLSLGAVSKNEAEELAFSQAKANGVLAIAATGNSGAGEVSFPAGYDSVVGVGAVTFSGEWASFSQYGQGINLVAPGVGVLSATIIGGAPYGEVAASGQQFASNPLEFSAVGAYSGRMVNCGLGSSISDCGEAATCDGFVAYVDRGGGILFEEKVRNAVRAGAKAVIIGNHTAEEGTGNFTLNGPSKLWVPTVSVSLESANVLRELMGQDVTLDVTGLDYTLQTGTSMATPHVAGVAALVWSVSPQQLDAEKVRNALLETARDLGPAGPDLNYGKGLVDAVEAVEHAERQLAPAP, from the coding sequence ATGAAGCGTTGCGTCTGGCTGGGTCTGGTCGGGGGGCTGATGGCATGTGGCTCGGAGCAGGAGCCCAAGGCGTGTCCCGGTACCGAGGGGGCGTCCCAGTTGCCGACGGTGGTGTCCGCGGCGCGAAGCGAGGCGGCCCTGACGGACGATGGCGGGGATGACGTCATCATCGCCTTCCGGCAGCGCGTCTTCGCCTCCGCGCAGGCCAACACGGATGCTTTCGCCAACGAGGTGACGCGCGCTGGAGGCCAGGTGAAGCAGCGCGTCCCGTCGCTGAACATGCTGTCCGCCCGGGTGTCTCCCGAGGCGCGCGCGGCGCTCGCCAGGAATCCGGACGTGGTGTCGGTGTCGCCCAACCGTCCGGTGTACGCGCTCGGCATGTCGCGGCCACCGCTGCCCGCGCAGGCGTGGCTGGGCGCGGAGCCGCGGCCGCCCCCCAACACCGTGGGCTCCGTGGGGGAGTACACCGACGGCCTGAAGATGGTGCGCGCCAACAAGGTCTGGGATTTCAACGACGACGGTGTCCTCGACGAGGGCCGGCCTTCGGGCACGGGCATCAAGGTGTGCGTCATCGACAGTGGCTGGGACAACCGCCACCCGGAGCTGCAGGCCGCCTTCATCGGAGGCAAGGACTTCATCAGCGGGTCCGCCAACTCGCTGGCGCTGGACGCGAAGGTGGACTCGAAGGGCAACGTGCTGCTGTGGGGCGGCGGACACGGCACGCACACCGCGGCCACCATCGCCGCGCAGCTGGGCGGGGGTGGCCGGGTGCGGCTGGGCGAGGACCCCAACGGAACGGTGGGCGTGGCCCCCACCGCGTCGCTGCTGATCGCCCGCGTGCTGAACGAGCGCGGCACGGGCGACACCCTGAATGTCATCGCCGCGCTCCAGTGGTGCCAGGAGCAGGGGGCGAACATCGTGTCGCTGTCGCTGGGCGCCGTGTCGAAGAACGAGGCCGAGGAGCTGGCCTTCAGCCAGGCCAAGGCGAATGGCGTGCTGGCCATCGCGGCGACGGGCAACTCCGGCGCGGGCGAGGTGTCCTTCCCGGCCGGGTACGACTCCGTGGTGGGCGTGGGCGCGGTGACCTTCTCGGGGGAGTGGGCTAGCTTCTCCCAGTACGGCCAGGGCATCAACCTGGTGGCCCCCGGCGTGGGCGTGTTGAGCGCCACCATCATCGGCGGGGCGCCGTATGGAGAGGTGGCCGCGAGCGGCCAGCAGTTCGCGTCCAACCCCCTGGAGTTCTCGGCCGTGGGCGCCTATTCGGGGCGGATGGTGAACTGCGGCCTGGGCAGCAGCATCTCCGACTGTGGAGAGGCCGCCACCTGTGATGGCTTCGTCGCCTATGTTGACCGCGGCGGCGGCATCCTCTTCGAGGAGAAGGTGCGCAACGCCGTCCGCGCCGGAGCGAAGGCCGTCATCATCGGCAACCACACCGCCGAGGAGGGCACGGGCAACTTCACGCTCAACGGGCCGTCCAAGCTGTGGGTGCCCACTGTCTCCGTGTCCTTGGAGTCGGCCAACGTGCTCCGCGAGCTCATGGGGCAGGACGTGACGTTGGACGTCACCGGTCTGGACTACACGCTGCAGACGGGCACCTCCATGGCGACGCCGCACGTGGCCGGGGTGGCGGCCCTGGTGTGGAGCGTGAGTCCCCAGCAGCTCGATGCGGAGAAGGTCCGCAATGCCCTGCTCGAGACGGCCCGGGATTTGGGGCCGGCTGGGCCGGATCTGAACTACGGCAAGGGCCTGGTGGATGCGGTGGAGGCCGTCGAGCACGCAGAGCGCCAGCTGGCCCCGGCGCCGTAG
- a CDS encoding anti-sigma factor family protein: MSACRETELDALLADELSPEDATRVRAHAQACPACQHALSWLRAERGWMAQRARRMPARPALDFAALESRLRKPVVPDAPKVNWMHWGKMLTAALASVAFVGITTLQVTRLPSADEPWPRNDALTTATRAVDWCDDPSREAVAALEARVGACLVASPLITLR; encoded by the coding sequence ATGAGCGCTTGTCGCGAAACCGAACTGGACGCGCTGCTGGCCGACGAACTCTCCCCCGAGGACGCCACGCGGGTCCGCGCTCACGCCCAGGCCTGCCCCGCCTGTCAGCACGCGCTGAGCTGGCTGCGCGCGGAGCGTGGGTGGATGGCGCAGCGAGCGCGGCGCATGCCGGCGCGGCCCGCCCTGGACTTCGCCGCGTTGGAGTCCCGGCTGCGAAAGCCCGTGGTACCCGACGCCCCGAAGGTCAACTGGATGCACTGGGGGAAGATGCTGACCGCGGCCCTGGCGTCGGTGGCCTTCGTGGGCATCACCACGCTCCAGGTGACGCGCCTCCCAAGCGCCGACGAGCCCTGGCCCCGGAACGACGCGCTCACCACCGCCACCCGGGCCGTCGACTGGTGTGACGACCCTTCACGGGAAGCCGTGGCGGCGCTGGAAGCCCGCGTGGGGGCGTGCCTGGTGGCCTCCCCCTTGATAACCCTGCGCTGA
- a CDS encoding RNA polymerase sigma factor, which yields MALLSAMKMVLAGAPPSDTDRERTLLRRARTGDPAAFRWLFERHAAGVWRFLKDLLRDEAAADEATQETFVRAHARLGALRDEDRLGAWLLGIARHVYLESLRHRGAHVDMDDEVHGSQVEAMLPTPTPEDLLLDRELEGLLAGALGTLREDRRAALLLRIDHGLPYEEISAVMGWSLQKVKNEIHRARLQLREHLAAHVGGHS from the coding sequence GTGGCCCTCCTTTCCGCGATGAAAATGGTGCTGGCAGGTGCGCCCCCGTCCGACACGGACCGGGAGCGGACGTTGCTGCGCCGGGCGCGCACGGGTGACCCCGCGGCCTTCCGCTGGCTGTTTGAACGGCACGCCGCGGGGGTGTGGCGCTTCTTGAAGGACTTGCTGCGCGATGAGGCCGCGGCGGACGAAGCCACGCAGGAGACGTTCGTCCGCGCCCATGCGCGGCTGGGCGCGCTTCGCGACGAAGACCGGCTGGGGGCGTGGCTGCTGGGCATCGCCCGGCACGTGTACCTGGAGTCGCTGCGGCACCGGGGCGCCCACGTGGACATGGACGATGAAGTCCATGGCAGCCAGGTGGAGGCGATGCTGCCCACGCCCACGCCGGAGGACCTGCTCCTGGACCGGGAACTGGAAGGATTGCTGGCGGGCGCGCTGGGGACGCTGCGCGAGGACCGGCGCGCGGCGCTGCTGCTGCGCATCGACCACGGCCTGCCCTACGAGGAGATTTCAGCGGTGATGGGCTGGTCGCTCCAGAAGGTGAAGAACGAAATCCACCGCGCACGGCTCCAACTGCGCGAGCACCTGGCCGCACACGTTGGAGGCCACTCATGA
- a CDS encoding acyltransferase family protein produces MSLNSGRVDAPTAHAPRLQGHLPVLDGVRGLAVLLVVFFHTTHLSDQSVAGRVTWWLAGAGWTGVDLFFVLSGFLITGILWEAKGQPYFFRNFYMRRFLRIFPLYYLALAVSFLVLPSLAGRLGLDERITTDGAVWYLLYFSNFYQLWVDTTHPILGVVWSLAIEEQFYIVWPFLIAAVSYRGAIRLCLGTIAMAILVRVGLTLYGASIESTYVVTFCRVDSLAMGGLLAMALRHPEGLGLKAFPWMRWAVWASVPVVLALVVLPVGPTFELVKRTGGYTAIAVLYAVCVYKAVAVSKGHVLYRFLTMRLLLTFGKYSYAIYLIHSPLDAILRRTVLKTPLKTVAGSDMPMQLVFYVVAAGLSLGLALVSWNLFEKHMLKLKDYFPYGQRPAPVPEGAQAERTEASARVA; encoded by the coding sequence ATGTCCTTGAACTCTGGCCGTGTGGATGCACCCACGGCGCACGCTCCGCGCCTGCAGGGTCACCTGCCCGTGCTGGACGGTGTGCGGGGCCTCGCCGTCCTGCTGGTGGTGTTCTTCCACACGACCCACCTGAGCGACCAGAGCGTGGCGGGACGCGTGACGTGGTGGCTGGCTGGCGCCGGATGGACGGGCGTGGACCTGTTCTTCGTCCTCTCCGGCTTCCTCATCACCGGTATCCTCTGGGAGGCGAAGGGGCAGCCGTACTTCTTCCGCAACTTCTACATGCGCCGCTTCCTGCGCATCTTCCCGCTCTACTACCTGGCGTTGGCGGTGTCGTTCCTGGTGCTGCCATCGCTGGCGGGCCGACTGGGCCTGGACGAGCGCATCACCACCGACGGCGCCGTCTGGTACCTGCTGTACTTCTCCAACTTCTACCAGCTGTGGGTGGACACCACGCACCCCATCCTCGGCGTGGTGTGGTCGCTGGCCATCGAAGAGCAGTTCTACATCGTCTGGCCCTTCCTCATCGCCGCGGTGTCGTACCGGGGCGCCATCCGGTTGTGCCTGGGCACCATCGCCATGGCCATCCTGGTGCGCGTGGGGCTCACGCTGTACGGGGCCAGCATCGAGAGCACCTACGTGGTGACGTTCTGCCGCGTGGACTCGCTGGCGATGGGCGGCCTGCTCGCGATGGCGCTGCGCCACCCGGAAGGGCTGGGCCTGAAGGCGTTCCCGTGGATGCGCTGGGCGGTCTGGGCCTCGGTGCCGGTGGTGCTCGCGCTGGTGGTGCTGCCGGTGGGCCCCACGTTCGAGCTGGTGAAGCGCACGGGCGGCTACACCGCCATCGCCGTGCTCTACGCCGTGTGCGTGTACAAGGCGGTGGCCGTCTCCAAGGGCCACGTCCTGTACCGCTTCCTCACGATGCGGCTGCTCCTCACCTTCGGCAAGTACAGCTACGCCATCTACCTCATCCACTCGCCGCTGGACGCCATCCTGCGCCGCACGGTGCTGAAGACGCCGCTGAAGACGGTGGCGGGCTCGGACATGCCCATGCAGTTGGTGTTCTACGTGGTGGCCGCGGGGCTCTCGCTGGGGCTCGCGCTGGTGAGCTGGAACCTCTTCGAGAAGCACATGCTGAAGCTCAAGGACTACTTCCCCTACGGCCAGCGCCCCGCTCCGGTGCCGGAGGGCGCCCAGGCCGAACGGACCGAGGCTTCCGCCCGGGTGGCGTGA
- a CDS encoding NAD(P)-dependent alcohol dehydrogenase encodes MIPVRGYAAQDAKSPLAPFQFERREPGPSDVQIEILYCGVCHSDLHQVRDEWGGSRFPMVPGHEIIGRVVRVGDQVKKVKVGDMAGVGCMVDSCRTCPSCQEGLEQYCEKGNVQTYNGKEKDGQTATQGGYSEAIVVDEAFTLKIPENLDPAAAAPLLCAGITTYSPLRHWKVQPGQRVGVVGLGGLGHMGVKLAKAMGAHVTVFSHTDSKKQDATRLGADAVVVSSNKEEMAAQTGGFDFILDTVSAQHDINAYLRLLRRDGHLVLVGAPEKPLDVRPFSLIPTRRSFSGSMIGGIQETQEMLDFCGKHNIVSDIELISIQQVNDAYERLLKGDVKYRFVIDLASLRK; translated from the coding sequence ATGATTCCCGTTCGCGGCTATGCCGCCCAGGACGCCAAGTCCCCCCTCGCCCCGTTCCAGTTCGAGCGCCGCGAGCCCGGCCCCAGCGACGTGCAGATTGAAATCCTCTACTGCGGCGTCTGCCACTCCGACCTGCACCAGGTGCGCGACGAATGGGGCGGCTCCCGGTTCCCCATGGTCCCAGGCCACGAAATCATCGGCCGCGTGGTCCGCGTGGGGGACCAGGTGAAGAAGGTCAAGGTCGGGGACATGGCCGGCGTCGGCTGCATGGTCGACTCCTGCCGCACCTGCCCCAGTTGCCAGGAGGGCCTGGAGCAGTACTGCGAGAAGGGCAACGTCCAGACGTACAACGGCAAGGAGAAGGACGGGCAGACAGCGACCCAGGGCGGCTACAGCGAGGCCATCGTCGTGGACGAGGCCTTCACGCTGAAGATTCCGGAGAACCTGGACCCGGCCGCCGCCGCGCCGCTGCTGTGCGCCGGCATCACCACATACTCGCCGCTGCGGCACTGGAAGGTGCAGCCGGGTCAGCGCGTGGGCGTGGTGGGCCTGGGCGGACTGGGCCACATGGGCGTGAAGCTGGCCAAGGCCATGGGCGCCCACGTCACCGTCTTCAGCCACACCGACAGCAAGAAGCAGGACGCCACGCGCCTGGGCGCCGACGCCGTCGTGGTCTCCTCGAACAAGGAGGAGATGGCCGCGCAGACGGGTGGGTTCGACTTCATCCTCGACACCGTCTCCGCGCAGCACGACATCAACGCGTACCTGCGGCTGCTGCGACGGGACGGGCACCTGGTCCTCGTCGGCGCCCCGGAGAAGCCTCTCGACGTCCGCCCCTTCTCCCTCATCCCCACGCGGCGGAGCTTCTCGGGCTCGATGATTGGGGGTATCCAGGAAACGCAGGAAATGCTAGACTTCTGCGGCAAGCACAACATCGTCTCCGACATCGAGCTGATTTCCATCCAGCAGGTGAACGACGCCTACGAGCGGCTGCTGAAGGGAGACGTGAAGTACCGGTTCGTCATCGACCTCGCGAGTCTGCGGAAGTAG